In a single window of the Aminomonas paucivorans DSM 12260 genome:
- a CDS encoding right-handed parallel beta-helix repeat-containing protein, whose amino-acid sequence MKTLPARLRALTCAAALLAAGVVPAQGAVLSVTSPGDSGPGTLRQALADADGDAQLDTVRFQLSDKATLTLTSGQIRVKYPVQIEGPGAERLTLSAGNRSRILAFDATAAGSSLSGLTLREGKTSGFDYGGAVMAEGAITVTDCVLRNNSAFAGGALSGRDRVTALGCVFLANQASREGGALLVQGGAGVDLRRCLFLGNSAATDGGAISARNVSLVQALDTAFSGNRATGMGGGAYLYNDNLVRVDNCTFYDNGGTSATGGAFFADASPSVVVNSLFWQNQRDALGWNGTIPSVTYSFLPGWHGIGAGNLTSSGLEPKLRNPKGPDGTAGTADDDLRLLSGSPCLNVGSNVSVTETLDLGGEARIQESVVDMGAYEGAHGGSGSSGGGGCSALGTPWGLVLLVLPLLFLRRR is encoded by the coding sequence ATGAAGACCCTTCCGGCGCGACTGCGCGCCCTGACCTGTGCCGCCGCCCTTCTTGCGGCGGGGGTCGTTCCCGCCCAGGGGGCGGTGCTTTCCGTCACCAGCCCCGGGGACTCGGGCCCCGGCACCCTCCGCCAGGCCCTGGCGGACGCGGACGGGGACGCGCAGCTCGACACGGTGCGTTTCCAGCTTTCCGACAAGGCCACTCTCACCCTCACCTCCGGACAGATCCGGGTGAAGTACCCCGTGCAGATCGAGGGCCCCGGCGCGGAGCGCCTGACCCTCTCCGCCGGAAACCGTTCCCGCATCCTGGCCTTCGACGCCACCGCGGCGGGCTCCTCCCTCTCCGGACTCACCCTCCGGGAGGGGAAGACCTCCGGTTTCGACTACGGCGGGGCGGTGATGGCGGAGGGAGCCATCACCGTGACGGACTGCGTGCTGCGCAACAACAGCGCCTTCGCCGGGGGCGCCCTTTCGGGGCGGGACCGGGTGACGGCCCTGGGGTGCGTCTTCCTGGCCAACCAGGCCTCCCGGGAGGGAGGCGCCCTGCTGGTGCAGGGCGGCGCGGGGGTGGACCTGCGCCGCTGCCTCTTCCTGGGGAACTCCGCCGCCACCGACGGAGGGGCGATCTCCGCCCGCAACGTCTCCCTGGTCCAGGCCCTGGACACCGCCTTCTCGGGGAACCGGGCCACGGGCATGGGGGGCGGGGCGTACCTCTACAACGACAACCTCGTCCGGGTGGACAACTGCACCTTCTACGACAACGGCGGCACCTCCGCCACCGGAGGGGCCTTCTTCGCCGACGCCTCCCCCTCCGTGGTGGTCAACAGTCTCTTCTGGCAGAACCAGCGGGACGCCCTGGGGTGGAACGGCACCATCCCCTCCGTGACCTACTCCTTCCTGCCGGGGTGGCACGGGATCGGGGCGGGGAACCTCACCTCCTCGGGCCTGGAGCCGAAGCTCCGGAACCCCAAGGGGCCCGACGGCACCGCGGGCACGGCGGACGACGACCTGCGCCTGCTCTCCGGGTCCCCCTGCTTGAACGTGGGCAGCAACGTCTCGGTCACGGAGACCCTGGACCTGGGGGGAGAGGCGCGCATTCAGGAGTCGGTGGTGGACATGGGGGCCTACGAAGGGGCCCACGGCGGCTCCGGCTCCAGCGGAGGGGGCGGCTGCTCCGCCCTAGGAACCCCCTGGGGGCTGGTCCTCCTGGTTCTGCCGCTCCTCTTCCTGCGGCGGCGCTGA
- a CDS encoding metal ABC transporter solute-binding protein, Zn/Mn family gives MRRRLFCALCLVLALCLPAAAAPLRVFVPIPPLKYLAERVGGNRVAVSVLVPPGADPHTFEPRPRLMAELSRAAGCFSLGMPFEKALLDRVVRTAPSLAVIPADRGILRIPMEEHGHEGAGEAGTRPENLDPHIWLSPRNGLKMVRNLRDGLISLDPAGAATYRRNAEALSREIRELDRDLSSLLAPRKGMTLMVFHPAWGYFCRDYGLRQVAVEVEGKEPKPAQMKALIDRGRELKVKVLFLQPQISARSAATLAEALNARVVKADPLAEDWLGNLRRQARIFREALD, from the coding sequence ATGCGTCGTCGTCTCTTCTGCGCCCTCTGCCTGGTCCTGGCCCTGTGCCTTCCCGCCGCGGCAGCCCCCCTTAGGGTTTTCGTCCCCATCCCTCCCCTGAAGTACCTGGCGGAGCGGGTGGGAGGAAACCGGGTGGCCGTGTCCGTGTTGGTGCCCCCGGGGGCGGACCCCCACACCTTCGAACCTCGCCCCCGCCTCATGGCGGAGCTTTCCCGGGCAGCGGGGTGCTTCTCCCTGGGTATGCCCTTCGAGAAAGCCCTTCTGGACCGGGTCGTCCGGACAGCCCCGTCCCTGGCGGTGATCCCGGCGGACCGGGGCATCCTCCGCATCCCCATGGAGGAACACGGCCACGAGGGCGCGGGGGAGGCAGGGACCCGCCCGGAAAACCTGGACCCCCACATCTGGCTTTCCCCCCGCAACGGCCTGAAGATGGTGCGCAACCTCCGGGACGGCCTGATCTCCCTGGACCCTGCCGGGGCGGCGACGTACCGCCGCAACGCCGAGGCCCTGTCCCGGGAGATTCGGGAGCTGGACCGGGACCTCTCGTCTCTCCTGGCCCCCCGCAAGGGCATGACCCTGATGGTGTTCCACCCCGCCTGGGGGTACTTCTGCCGGGACTACGGCCTCCGCCAGGTGGCGGTAGAGGTGGAGGGAAAGGAGCCCAAACCCGCCCAGATGAAGGCCCTCATCGACCGGGGGCGGGAACTGAAGGTCAAGGTGCTCTTCCTGCAGCCCCAGATCTCCGCGAGGAGCGCCGCCACGCTGGCGGAGGCACTGAACGCCCGGGTGGTGAAGGCGGACCCCCTGGCGGAGGACTGGCTGGGGAACCTGCGCCGTCAGGCCCGGATCTTCCGGGAGGCCCTGGACTGA
- a CDS encoding ABC transporter substrate-binding protein: MKPKILLALFGLLLLGFIAVALRPAPVVVALWFEGSGSGAGLGSKVQHAVLQALDYRNQTARRLVPYRYVPVVLTGLPEEAALERIRSSGAVVVLGGATSSFTGRISGLLERRGIPCISPTANSPILARSGDLLFRYTGPSGGEAAGALARLRGDFSRYVAVLDRSNPVYGVPQLAGFATGLGISPQRVLEVEGTQDLESVLGVLASGLYDGAVFFLPAFLTGVYAQRIAEAHPKMTLWTSDWGVTERSAALAGPGVRNLISAVFFPPRFPDPNHPFLVFLGRRYSAVLDPSVLDPGYGAVAMLDGAVQLGGSTSKGVLRGLQALQYVEGLTGTFPVDAAGDVQLPLVPVTLRDGHWAPLEGQRR; encoded by the coding sequence GTGAAACCGAAAATCCTCTTGGCCTTGTTCGGGTTGCTCCTGCTGGGCTTCATCGCCGTGGCCCTTCGCCCCGCCCCCGTGGTGGTGGCCCTGTGGTTCGAGGGCTCCGGGAGCGGTGCCGGACTGGGGAGCAAGGTGCAGCATGCGGTGCTCCAGGCGCTGGACTACCGCAACCAGACGGCCCGTCGGCTGGTCCCCTATCGATACGTTCCCGTGGTGCTCACGGGACTACCGGAGGAGGCGGCCTTGGAACGCATCCGTTCCTCCGGGGCGGTGGTGGTCCTCGGAGGGGCCACCTCCAGCTTCACGGGGCGCATCTCCGGTCTCCTGGAGCGGCGGGGCATTCCCTGTATCTCCCCTACCGCCAACTCCCCCATCCTGGCTCGAAGCGGAGACCTGCTCTTCCGCTACACCGGACCCTCCGGGGGGGAGGCGGCAGGAGCCCTGGCCCGCCTGCGGGGGGACTTCTCCCGGTACGTGGCGGTCCTGGATCGGAGCAACCCGGTCTACGGGGTGCCCCAGCTTGCGGGGTTCGCCACGGGGTTGGGGATCTCCCCCCAGCGGGTCCTGGAGGTGGAGGGGACGCAGGACCTGGAGTCGGTGCTGGGGGTCCTGGCCTCGGGGCTATACGACGGGGCGGTGTTCTTCCTCCCCGCCTTTCTCACGGGGGTCTACGCCCAGCGCATCGCCGAGGCCCACCCGAAGATGACCCTCTGGACCTCCGACTGGGGGGTCACGGAGCGCTCCGCCGCCCTGGCGGGACCGGGGGTCCGCAACCTGATCTCCGCGGTGTTCTTCCCCCCCCGCTTTCCCGACCCGAACCACCCCTTCCTGGTCTTCCTGGGTCGGCGCTACAGCGCCGTCCTGGACCCCTCGGTGCTGGACCCGGGGTACGGAGCCGTGGCCATGCTGGACGGGGCGGTGCAGCTGGGGGGCTCCACCTCCAAGGGGGTGCTTCGGGGGTTGCAGGCCCTGCAGTACGTGGAGGGCCTCACGGGGACCTTCCCGGTGGACGCGGCGGGGGACGTGCAGCTTCCCCTGGTGCCCGTGACGCTTCGGGACGGTCACTGGGCCCCCCTGGAGGGGCAACGACGATGA
- a CDS encoding ZIP family metal transporter translates to MSNLVDLSPPLQALLAGLFTWGVTAAGAALVFLRRNPSRLTLDVMLGFAGGVMLAASFWSLLAPAIELSEELGLPGWLPPAAGFSLGALALRGLDTLLPHLHPALKDGSPEGLPTHWKRTTLLVLAITLHNIPEGLAVGVAFGAVGSLASASLAGAVALALGIGLQNFPEGLAVSLPLRREGLSPGKSFLYGQLSAVVEPLFALLGALLVQLARPLLPYALAFAAGAMVFVVVEEVVPESQSAGNGDQATLGLVAGFVVMMVLDVALG, encoded by the coding sequence GTGTCGAACCTCGTCGATCTTTCCCCTCCCCTCCAGGCCCTGCTGGCGGGGTTGTTCACCTGGGGGGTCACCGCCGCCGGGGCTGCCCTGGTGTTCCTGCGCCGCAACCCCTCCCGCCTGACCCTGGACGTGATGCTGGGGTTCGCGGGGGGAGTGATGCTGGCCGCCAGCTTCTGGTCCCTCCTGGCTCCGGCCATCGAGCTTTCCGAGGAGCTGGGTCTTCCGGGCTGGCTGCCCCCCGCCGCAGGGTTCTCCCTGGGAGCTCTGGCCCTGCGGGGGCTGGACACCCTCCTCCCCCACCTCCACCCCGCTCTGAAGGACGGTTCCCCCGAAGGGCTCCCCACCCACTGGAAGCGCACCACCCTGTTGGTCCTGGCCATCACCCTCCACAACATCCCCGAGGGGCTGGCGGTGGGGGTGGCCTTCGGGGCCGTGGGAAGCCTCGCCTCCGCCTCCCTGGCCGGGGCGGTCGCCCTGGCCCTGGGGATCGGGCTGCAGAACTTCCCCGAGGGGCTGGCGGTCTCCCTGCCCCTGCGCCGGGAGGGGCTGTCCCCGGGGAAATCCTTCCTTTACGGCCAGCTCTCCGCGGTGGTGGAACCCCTCTTCGCCCTGTTGGGGGCCCTGCTGGTGCAGCTGGCCCGTCCCCTGCTGCCCTACGCCCTGGCCTTCGCCGCCGGGGCCATGGTCTTCGTGGTGGTGGAAGAGGTGGTCCCGGAGTCCCAGTCCGCGGGCAACGGGGACCAGGCCACCCTGGGCCTGGTGGCGGGCTTCGTGGTCATGATGGTCCTGGACGTGGCTCTGGGCTGA
- a CDS encoding HD domain-containing phosphohydrolase: protein MKRESFHRISRRWALLFGGVGFLLFLLQGGLLFHNGLEERTKDGDALLLAATHSFSLTLEGELDRASFLAAAPERFASLAGELSLFARLEGDRLVQVIRGHLPRGFRLPGRAGMTDRWVISDLLNPDGVPQFVTVRTFQGNDYLLGVRLNTSGLEPFADENVAPFLTDPRGALLWHDPRDPSGLGVPLDHRGWLDREVLEARTWKEIPLSTGRSVWARTQGVEGARISVLIPVASVLGEAMRFVYPALLLLALMGGLLLAFRRLWNRQVLPEFRGLLDLSQVLESRLAVARDPEEVSASIDDLSKDVQERLDACRMEEAHSVLASLLRALRVLWRQQEEINAFGEEVSAMNASLEESNEFLRKREQIWGQTLRVARLVKGTHQAREEVAHIAETIKDMLGAFGVVVDRLEGDKLVPQAWSGYEEGLPPEPVKVADSLIGRAVREGLVWAEDVRQTPGYLTLHDSVASEVALGLVHMGRAVGGLTVSFQERRPRDEALLETLTPVASVLAGYLDASRAQQEVRDSYDYLARKLQEITGIYHNETEQHLERIGAYCSRIARDLGREQRDVEDLALFARLHDMGKLKVPQEILTKPGALSEEEFRTIQRHTLWGAEIIGDAAWLAMARRICLTHHEKWDGTGYPFGLSGEQIPWEGRIVALADVYDALRSPRSYKPGLPHDEVVRTILRGNDRTRPDHFAPEVLQWFQENHDVMDALYDRYQDLPLG, encoded by the coding sequence ATGAAGCGGGAGTCCTTCCATCGGATCTCCCGGCGCTGGGCCCTCCTCTTCGGGGGGGTGGGGTTCCTCCTCTTCCTCCTGCAGGGGGGGCTTCTCTTCCACAACGGTCTGGAGGAGCGAACCAAGGACGGGGACGCCCTGCTGCTGGCGGCCACCCATTCCTTCTCCCTGACCCTGGAAGGGGAGCTGGACCGGGCCTCCTTCCTGGCGGCGGCCCCGGAGCGCTTCGCCTCCCTGGCGGGGGAACTGTCTCTCTTCGCCCGCCTGGAGGGGGACCGGCTGGTGCAGGTGATCCGGGGACACCTGCCCCGGGGTTTCCGCCTGCCAGGGCGGGCGGGCATGACGGATCGCTGGGTCATCTCGGACCTCCTCAACCCCGACGGGGTCCCCCAGTTCGTCACCGTCCGCACCTTCCAGGGGAACGACTACCTCCTGGGGGTGCGCCTCAACACCTCCGGGCTGGAACCCTTCGCGGACGAGAACGTGGCCCCCTTCCTGACGGACCCCCGGGGAGCCCTCCTGTGGCACGACCCCCGGGACCCCTCGGGCCTCGGCGTTCCCCTGGACCACCGGGGCTGGCTGGACCGGGAGGTGCTGGAGGCCCGGACGTGGAAGGAGATTCCCCTCTCCACGGGGCGATCCGTCTGGGCCCGCACCCAGGGGGTGGAGGGCGCCCGTATTTCCGTGCTCATCCCCGTGGCCTCCGTCCTGGGGGAGGCGATGCGGTTCGTCTATCCCGCCCTGCTGCTCCTCGCCCTCATGGGGGGGCTCCTGCTGGCCTTTCGGCGGCTCTGGAACCGCCAGGTCCTCCCGGAATTCCGCGGACTGCTGGATCTCTCCCAGGTCCTGGAATCCCGCCTGGCGGTGGCCCGGGACCCCGAGGAGGTCTCCGCCTCCATCGACGACCTCTCCAAGGACGTGCAGGAACGCCTGGACGCCTGCCGCATGGAGGAGGCCCACTCCGTGCTGGCCAGCCTCCTGCGGGCCCTGCGGGTGCTGTGGCGGCAGCAGGAGGAGATCAACGCCTTCGGGGAGGAGGTGTCCGCCATGAACGCCTCCCTGGAGGAGTCCAACGAGTTCCTGCGGAAGCGGGAGCAGATCTGGGGGCAGACCCTCCGGGTGGCCCGGCTGGTGAAGGGGACCCACCAGGCCCGGGAGGAGGTGGCCCACATCGCCGAGACCATCAAGGACATGCTGGGAGCCTTCGGGGTGGTGGTGGACCGGCTGGAGGGGGACAAGCTGGTTCCCCAGGCCTGGAGCGGCTACGAGGAGGGCCTTCCCCCGGAGCCCGTGAAGGTGGCGGACTCCCTCATCGGTCGGGCGGTGCGGGAGGGACTGGTGTGGGCGGAGGACGTGCGCCAGACCCCAGGGTACCTGACCCTGCACGATTCCGTCGCCAGCGAGGTGGCCCTGGGTCTGGTGCACATGGGGCGGGCGGTGGGGGGGCTCACGGTGAGCTTCCAGGAACGCCGCCCCCGGGACGAGGCTCTGCTGGAGACCCTCACCCCCGTGGCGTCGGTGCTGGCGGGGTATCTGGACGCCAGCCGGGCCCAGCAGGAGGTGCGAGATTCCTACGACTACCTGGCCCGGAAGCTCCAGGAGATCACGGGGATCTACCACAACGAGACGGAGCAGCACCTGGAGCGCATCGGAGCCTACTGCTCCCGCATCGCCCGGGACCTGGGGCGGGAGCAGCGGGACGTGGAGGATCTGGCCCTCTTCGCCCGGCTCCACGACATGGGCAAGCTCAAGGTCCCTCAGGAGATCCTCACCAAGCCCGGAGCCCTCTCGGAGGAGGAGTTCCGGACCATCCAACGGCACACCCTCTGGGGGGCGGAGATCATCGGGGACGCGGCGTGGCTTGCCATGGCCCGGCGCATCTGCCTCACCCACCACGAGAAATGGGACGGCACGGGATACCCCTTCGGCCTTTCGGGGGAGCAGATCCCCTGGGAGGGGCGCATCGTGGCCCTGGCGGACGTGTACGACGCCCTGCGCTCTCCCCGGTCCTACAAGCCCGGCCTGCCCCACGACGAGGTGGTGCGGACGATCCTCCGGGGCAACGACCGCACGAGGCCGGACCACTTCGCCCCGGAGGTGCTCCAGTGGTTCCAGGAAAACCACGACGTGATGGACGCCCTGTACGACCGCTACCAGGACCTGCCCCTCGGGTAG
- a CDS encoding threonine ammonia-lyase: MVLSPTVTDVLLARRFLQGRVRRTPLEKSFPLSDRTGAEVLIKWENHQLTGSFKLRGALNRVCALTAEERDRGVVTASSGNHAQGVATAAAMFRVRAVIFVPGGCPETKRQAIRYRGGDWVDLRVVGTVYDEAEEAAKDFARTEGCTYVSAYEDLLVASGQGTLGLEMLEDEPELDDLVVPISGGGLISGVTAAACALRPGIRIYGVHAATNPSWEEAWRRGRVVPVEEGATLADALSGAASQPLFEFLRPRLAGLVAVTEEEIGRAMAWLHRHHHQVVEGGGAVGVAALLAERLDVAGRRVGVVVSGGNVDDRRLVPLLNPEGD; the protein is encoded by the coding sequence ATGGTCCTGTCGCCCACCGTCACCGACGTCCTGCTGGCCCGTCGCTTCCTTCAGGGACGGGTCCGCCGCACCCCCCTGGAGAAGTCCTTCCCCCTGAGCGACCGCACGGGAGCGGAGGTCCTGATCAAGTGGGAGAACCATCAGCTCACGGGGTCCTTCAAGCTCCGCGGGGCCCTGAACCGGGTCTGCGCCCTCACGGCAGAGGAGCGGGACCGGGGGGTGGTGACCGCCTCTTCGGGAAACCATGCCCAGGGCGTGGCCACCGCTGCGGCGATGTTCCGCGTCCGGGCGGTGATCTTCGTTCCCGGGGGGTGCCCGGAGACGAAGAGGCAGGCCATCCGCTACCGGGGAGGGGATTGGGTGGACCTCCGGGTGGTGGGGACGGTGTACGACGAGGCGGAGGAGGCGGCCAAGGACTTCGCCCGGACGGAAGGCTGCACGTATGTTTCCGCCTACGAGGATCTCCTGGTGGCCTCGGGGCAGGGAACCCTGGGTCTGGAGATGCTGGAGGACGAGCCGGAGCTGGACGACCTGGTGGTCCCCATCAGCGGAGGGGGTCTCATCTCCGGGGTGACCGCGGCGGCCTGCGCCCTGCGGCCGGGCATTCGGATCTACGGGGTGCACGCGGCCACCAACCCCAGCTGGGAGGAAGCCTGGCGCCGGGGTCGGGTGGTGCCCGTGGAGGAAGGGGCCACCCTGGCGGACGCCCTCTCCGGGGCGGCGTCCCAGCCCCTCTTCGAGTTCCTGCGCCCCCGCCTGGCGGGGCTGGTGGCGGTGACGGAGGAGGAGATCGGACGCGCCATGGCCTGGCTGCATCGCCACCACCACCAGGTGGTGGAGGGGGGCGGCGCCGTGGGGGTGGCGGCCCTGCTGGCGGAGCGGCTGGACGTGGCGGGGCGTCGGGTGGGGGTGGTGGTGTCCGGAGGCAACGTGGACGACCGCCGCCTGGTCCCCCTGCTGAATCCGGAAGGAGACTGA
- a CDS encoding rubrerythrin family protein encodes MSKTQQNLAAAFAGESQANRKYLAFAAVAEKEGHRQAAKMFRAAAEAETLHAHAHLKALGGIGDTAANLRAAVGGETYEFQEMYPPFIEEAKAEGRADAVRTFSLANEAEKVHAALYQQVLDNLGTDDGEDFFVCTVCGHVHKGTEAPEECPICHAKKQIYRKVD; translated from the coding sequence ATGTCCAAAACCCAGCAGAACCTCGCCGCCGCTTTCGCCGGAGAGTCCCAGGCGAACCGCAAGTACCTGGCCTTCGCCGCCGTGGCGGAGAAGGAAGGGCATCGACAGGCCGCGAAGATGTTCCGGGCCGCCGCGGAGGCGGAGACCCTGCACGCCCACGCCCACCTGAAGGCCCTGGGGGGCATCGGAGACACCGCGGCGAACCTCCGTGCGGCGGTGGGAGGGGAGACCTACGAGTTCCAGGAGATGTATCCCCCCTTCATCGAGGAGGCCAAGGCGGAGGGTCGGGCCGACGCGGTGCGCACCTTTTCCCTGGCCAACGAGGCGGAGAAGGTCCACGCGGCCCTGTACCAGCAGGTCCTGGACAACCTGGGGACCGACGACGGGGAGGACTTCTTCGTCTGTACCGTCTGCGGCCACGTCCACAAGGGGACGGAGGCTCCCGAGGAGTGCCCCATCTGCCACGCCAAGAAGCAGATCTACAGGAAGGTCGATTAG
- a CDS encoding UDP-2,3-diacylglucosamine diphosphatase produces MRSYRTLFLSDLHLGTRWCHTEALLGFLGEVTCQQLYLVGDIVDGWKLRRNPCWPQSHNDVIRKLLKLSRRVRTTYITGNHDAFLDAFDGTSFGNILLTKQATHRGADGRRYLVVHGDEFDGVVQAQAWLARCGDVAYDLALWLNKGLWAVRRRMGMPYWSLSQYMKGRVKDAVSFMGDYQNALAREARRAGADGVICGHIHSAALMETENLVYANCGDWVESCTALAEHPDGRLEVLSWPFPPEDLPRVTAGGELVLPETPLSQVAPSGVWSEYA; encoded by the coding sequence ATGAGAAGCTACCGGACCCTCTTCCTCTCGGACCTCCACCTGGGAACCCGTTGGTGCCACACGGAGGCCCTCCTGGGCTTCCTGGGAGAGGTGACCTGCCAGCAGCTCTACCTGGTGGGGGACATCGTGGACGGGTGGAAGCTCCGCCGAAACCCCTGCTGGCCCCAGTCCCACAACGACGTGATCCGCAAGCTCCTGAAGCTGTCCCGTCGGGTGCGGACCACCTACATCACGGGAAACCACGACGCCTTCCTGGACGCCTTCGACGGCACGTCCTTCGGGAACATCCTCCTGACGAAGCAGGCCACCCACCGAGGCGCGGACGGCCGGCGCTACCTGGTGGTGCACGGGGACGAGTTCGACGGGGTGGTGCAGGCCCAGGCCTGGCTGGCCCGGTGCGGCGACGTGGCCTACGACCTGGCCTTGTGGCTCAACAAGGGGCTTTGGGCGGTGCGGCGCCGCATGGGGATGCCCTACTGGTCCCTCTCCCAGTACATGAAGGGGCGCGTGAAGGACGCGGTGAGCTTCATGGGGGACTACCAGAACGCCCTGGCCCGGGAGGCCCGACGCGCCGGGGCCGACGGGGTGATCTGCGGCCACATCCACTCCGCCGCCCTGATGGAGACGGAAAACCTGGTGTACGCCAACTGCGGCGACTGGGTGGAGAGCTGCACCGCCCTGGCGGAGCACCCCGACGGAAGGCTGGAGGTGCTCTCCTGGCCCTTCCCCCCGGAGGATCTCCCCCGGGTCACTGCCGGGGGGGAACTGGTGCTTCCCGAAACGCCCCTCTCCCAGGTCGCCCCTTCCGGGGTCTGGTCGGAATACGCCTAG
- a CDS encoding precorrin-8X methylmutase, producing MPFAYCRDPQSIEETSLGLIRSVLDSYALEPQLRPVAERVVHAGADFSLASLLRSSPEGVRRGVEALRRGGPLFCDVEMVRSGLSRPLTERLGLHPLAAIHDPEVRRRSEEALVTRAMAAVDLAADQGVRLYAFGNAPTALFRLLERAEAGAPVDFVCAFPVGFVGAAESKRALLASGLPCVVLSGPRGGSNLCAAACNALLRLAGEAPSP from the coding sequence ATGCCCTTCGCCTACTGCAGGGACCCTCAGTCCATCGAGGAGACCAGCCTGGGGCTCATCCGCTCCGTGCTGGACTCCTACGCCCTGGAACCGCAGCTTCGCCCGGTGGCGGAACGGGTGGTCCACGCGGGGGCGGACTTCTCCCTGGCCTCCCTGCTTCGGAGTTCCCCGGAAGGGGTCCGGCGGGGCGTCGAGGCCCTGCGCCGGGGGGGACCGCTCTTCTGCGACGTGGAGATGGTGCGGTCGGGCCTCTCCCGCCCCCTGACGGAACGCCTCGGCCTGCACCCCCTGGCGGCCATCCACGATCCGGAGGTGCGCCGCCGCAGCGAGGAGGCCCTGGTCACCCGGGCCATGGCGGCGGTGGACCTGGCGGCGGACCAGGGGGTGCGCCTCTACGCCTTCGGCAACGCCCCCACCGCCCTCTTCCGGCTTCTGGAGCGGGCGGAGGCGGGAGCCCCGGTGGACTTCGTCTGCGCCTTCCCCGTGGGCTTCGTGGGGGCGGCGGAGAGCAAGCGGGCCCTGTTGGCCTCGGGCCTGCCCTGCGTGGTCCTCTCGGGTCCCCGGGGGGGGTCGAACCTCTGCGCCGCCGCCTGCAACGCCCTGCTTCGCCTGGCAGGGGAGGCCCCTTCTCCCTAA
- a CDS encoding Fur family transcriptional regulator, whose amino-acid sequence MERCDPLTLLKQRGLRATPQRVALLSWILLSPGPFTAGDLEAACPSLGADAATVYRFLHRLADVGLIREIPCPGGEGTFGTGRAFEKACPHNPPHSHFSCRRCGDLFCVTDPPPAEDPAVRSLKRRGFVVEGALTTLTGLCPRCAASGGDAVEPIPEAPVSERRNHP is encoded by the coding sequence ATGGAACGCTGCGACCCCCTCACCCTGCTGAAGCAACGGGGGCTGCGGGCCACCCCCCAGAGGGTGGCCCTGCTGTCCTGGATCCTCCTCTCCCCGGGACCCTTCACCGCCGGAGACCTGGAGGCCGCCTGCCCTTCCCTGGGAGCGGACGCCGCCACGGTCTACCGGTTTCTCCACCGCCTGGCCGACGTGGGACTGATCCGGGAGATCCCCTGTCCCGGGGGGGAGGGGACCTTCGGGACGGGGCGGGCCTTCGAGAAGGCCTGCCCCCACAACCCGCCCCACTCTCATTTCTCCTGCCGCCGTTGCGGCGACCTCTTCTGCGTCACCGATCCCCCCCCCGCCGAGGACCCCGCCGTCCGGTCCCTCAAGCGCCGAGGCTTCGTGGTGGAGGGGGCCCTGACCACCCTGACGGGGCTGTGCCCCCGCTGCGCCGCCTCCGGGGGCGACGCGGTCGAACCGATCCCGGAAGCCCCTGTGTCCGAGAGGAGGAACCACCCCTGA